The Paenibacillus amylolyticus genome contains the following window.
TCAATGGTTCCCAGAATGGCCAGAGAGATGCCGGTCTCGGCAGCAAGTTCATGTTGTGTTAAACCCTTCAGCTTCCGGAATGCCCGGATTCGATTGGCCAATTGCATGTTTTCCAAAGCTGTATTCCATCCTTTCCATCCAGTACAGACAACGATGAGTGTACAAAGGTATACAGACCTGAAACCTCGCCCTCCGGTACGATATCTGACAGCGGCACCAAGACAAAAGCCCGTTCACCCATACGGGGATGTGGCAATTGAAGCAATTCGGTATCACGCGTCTCACC
Protein-coding sequences here:
- a CDS encoding helix-turn-helix transcriptional regulator codes for the protein MQLANRIRAFRKLKGLTQHELAAETGISLAILGTIERGNRKVSQQELDRISDVLAISTEELQGK